ACACGATTTCCTTTAAAATTTATAAACGCTACTATGTATTAAGTTAACCAATAATAGCACGAAATAAATTAGTTGTCTCACCAGGGTCATAAATGACATACAGGAGTAAATAAACGGCAATACCTGTCGTTGCTGATATAAACCATATAATTGATGTGAGCGGTCCTAATCTACGGTGAGAGTTTAATTTATTTTTATACCCTGTGGTAAGTTGAATAATTCCTAAAACTGCTGCAATAGTAGCCATCGTGATATGAAACACTAAGAAAATTTGATAGTAAAATGCCACATCATCAGGGCCACCGAATGACGTGCTTCCGATAAAAAATGTTTTAGCCAAATACGTAGCAAAAAAGATGACAGCAAGCACAGCTGCCCAAAACATAACTTTTTTATGAGCCTCGATATTTCGCTTAGCTATTAAATACCAGCCAATCGCTACAAATACTGCACTTAAGCCAATAAAGACAGTGCTGATAAACGGCAAAAATTCCGCCATTGTTCTCCCCTCTTTCCCTATAAAGCTTACCAAAAAATAAAATTAATACTCAATAATTTTATCA
The genomic region above belongs to Bacillus sp. A301a_S52 and contains:
- a CDS encoding DUF420 domain-containing protein, translating into MAEFLPFISTVFIGLSAVFVAIGWYLIAKRNIEAHKKVMFWAAVLAVIFFATYLAKTFFIGSTSFGGPDDVAFYYQIFLVFHITMATIAAVLGIIQLTTGYKNKLNSHRRLGPLTSIIWFISATTGIAVYLLLYVIYDPGETTNLFRAIIG